A window from Mus caroli chromosome 2, CAROLI_EIJ_v1.1, whole genome shotgun sequence encodes these proteins:
- the LOC110290193 gene encoding olfactory receptor 9G4-like, whose translation MEVDNRTILTEFILLGFSADPHWQLILFGIFLTIYLMTLSGNMTLIILIRIDSRLHTPMYFFIGGLSFLDFWYNSVYIPKILVNCVSEDKRISLAGCGAQFFFSCVAAYTECYLLAAMAYDRHAAICSPLLYSSIMSTSLCAGLVGASYVGGFLNAIAHTANTFRLRFCGKNIIDHFLCDVLPLVKMSCTDTRVYVKILSSMVGFTVLSNILVILISYLNILLAILRIRSASGRRKAFSTCASHLVSVTLFYGSLLFMYSRPSSNYSLERDKVAAMFYTIINPLLNPFIYSLRNKDVKEAFKKLMQTIKQQT comes from the coding sequence ATGGAAGTAGACAATCGTACGATCCTGACTGAATTTATTCTTCTGGGCTTCTCAGCAGACCCCCATTGGCAGCTGATTCTATTTGGAATATTTCTAACCATCTACTTGATGACCTTGTCAGGGAACATGACCTTGATTATTTTAATCCGCATCGATTCCAGgctgcacacacccatgtacttttttATTGGAGGTCTATCTTTTTTGGACTTCTGGTATAATTCTGTATACATACCAAAAATCTTGGTCAACTGTGTTTCAGAGGATAAGCGTATTTCTTTGGCTGGTTGTGGGgctcagtttttcttttcctgtgtagCAGCCTACACTGAGTGCTACCTGCTGGCAGCCATGGCATATGATCGACATGCTGCAATTTGTAGCCCATTGCTCTATTCAAGCATCATGTCCACTTCTCTCTGTGCTGGCCTAGTGGGGGCCTCCTACGTGGGAGGGTTTTTGAATGCCATAGCCCATACTGCCAACACTTTCAGGCTAAGGTTCTGTGGTAAAAATATTATTGATCACTTTTTATGTGATGTGCTTCCATTGGTAAAAATGTCTTGTACAGACACCCGTGTCTATGTGAAAATTCTTTCCAGTATGGTGGGCTTCACTGTCCTCTCAAACATTCTTGTCATCCTAATTTCCTATCTCAACATCCTGCTGGCTATACTGAGGATCCGCTCAGCCTCAGGAAGACGAAAGGCTTTCTCCACCTGTGCCTCTCACCTGGTCTCTGTTACACTCTTCTATGGCTCCCTGCTCTTCATGTATTCAAGACCCAGTTCCAACTACTCCCTGGAGAGAGACAAAGTAGCTGCCATGTTCTATACCATCATCAATCCATTACTCAACCCTTTCATCTATAGCTTGAGAAACAAAGATGTCAAAGAAGCCTTTAAGAAGTTGATGCAGACTATAAAACAGCAAACCTGA
- the LOC110290288 gene encoding olfactory receptor 1013-like, which translates to MERGNHTVSEFILLGFTSDPTTQLVLFVMFLIMYTLSVLGNITLIVLICNDSRLHTPMYFFIGNLSFLDLWLSNVYTPKILAICISENKSISFASCVAQFFFSAGLDYSECYLLAAMAYDRYVAISKPLIYSQAISMKLCAFFVAASYMGGFINSSIITKKTFTFDFCNDNVIDDFFCDLLPLVNLACGGKEGYQALMYFLLTSNVMIPIALILASYIFIIATILRIRSTQGRMKAFSTCSSHLISVTLYYGSILYIYSRPRTRYSLDSDKVVSTFYTVVFPMLNPFIYSLRNKDVKEAMNKLFKIIPL; encoded by the coding sequence ATGGAGAGAGGCAACCACACAGTATCTGAGTTCATCCTCTTGGGATTCACCTCTGACCCTACCACACAATTGGTCCTGTTTGTGATGTTTCTCATTATGTACACATTGAGTGTGTTAGGAAACATTACTCTTATCGTGTTGATCTGCAATGACTCCAggctccacacacccatgtatttcTTCATCGGAAATCTGTCTTTTCTGGATCTCTGGTTGTCTAATGTCTATACTCCAAAGATCTTAGCCATATGTATCTCTGAAAATAAGAGCATATCCTTTGCTAGCTGTGTGGCTCAGTTCTTCTTCTCTGCGGGACTGGACTACAGTGAGTGTTACCTGCTGGCTGCTATGgcttatgaccgctatgtggccatctcaAAGCCACTGATTTATTCTCAGGCCATTTCTATGAAATTATGTGCATTTTTTGTAGCAGCGTCTTATATGGGTGGCTTTATTAACTCTTCCATCATCACCAAGAAAACTTTTACCTTTGATTTCTGTAATGACAATGTCATTGATGACTTTTTTTGTGACTTGCTTCCTTTGGTGAATCTGGCTTGTGGTGGCAAGGAAGGATACCAGGCCCTGATGTACTTCCTACTGACCTCCAATGTAATGATACCCATTGCTCTAATCCTGGCCTCCTATATTTTCATAATTGCCACTATCTTGAGAATCCGTTCCACCCAGGGTCGCATGAAGGCCTTCTCTACCTGTTCCTCCCACCTCATCTCTGTGACTTTGTACTATGGCTCCATTCTCTACATCTACTCTCGTCCCCGTACCAGATATTCTTTAGATTCAGACAAAGTTGTTTCAACATTTTACACAGTAGTTTTCCCCATGTTGAATCCCttcatctacagcctgaggaataaGGATGTGAAAGAGGCTATGAATAAACTTTTTAAGATCATTCCTTTGTGA